The Mytilus edulis unplaced genomic scaffold, xbMytEdul2.2 SCAFFOLD_1205, whole genome shotgun sequence DNA window AATACTTGTAAGCAGAAAAATGTTGCTGAAATAAGTAATTTGTTACCTTTGTTTTTACTAACATTTATTCAATGCTCATTTTACAGATATTGATGAATGTCGTACCTATGCCAACAGAGGTCAGGTTTGTGCTGGAGAATGTGTAAATCTACCAGGTTCTTACAGATGTTCATGTCCCGAAGGATGGAGATCTCTTTCTAATGGAAGAACATGTCAAggtaaggtcaaggtcatatacattttgtatgatttaCTTAAGATTTAGTGGCTTGAACTTCAATTTACCATACACTTCATTGAGTAAGTGTAATTTCCAACTAAATTGAACAAATCAAAGGTTAAGAAATTGAGCTGTTTTATTTgagtaataaagatttttttaaatgaatttgctTAATTGTTATAAATAGGCTAGCACAACATGTATGAATTAAAGTATGCAGAATGGAATATTCACAGTAAGGAAGTGACATTGGCTAAATTTGTTTAAGTAAAAAACTAGGCTGATGCAAAGAAAAATGTCACATGACATGTCTTTTTCTACCTCCACATTGAAACAACTATCCCTGAACTCTTCTATCATTTTGTGTCTGAACATTATTATAGtttttttggtttgaattatataaaaacatatgttcTTTTAGATGTTGATGAGTGTGCAGAAGGCACGGCTAGATGTCAAGGTCAAGAGGCCATGTGCTATAACACTCGAGGAAGTTACAAATGTCCACAGATTCAGTGTCCGTCAGGATTTGTCAGAACACCTTTAGGTCCAAGAAGAAATAGGTAAGTTGTTATTTTATGAAGATTGAAGTTAATTATGTtaatagtttgtttttgtttgtttctttggaTTGTTTTTACTCGTACtgcatttttattaaattaatgttAGTTTTTGTCCAgactgcaacttttgttgcagaaagctcgacatagggatagtgatccggcggcggcgttagctcactttttaaaagctttatattttagaaggtggaagacctggatgcttcatactttgtatatagatgcttcatgttacgaagtttccgtcagtcacatgtccaatgtccttgacctcatttttatggttcagtgaccacttgaaaaaaaagttcaaattttttgtaatgttgaattctctcttattattagtaataggataactatatttgatatgtgcgtaccttgcaaggtcctcatgtctgtcagacagttttcacttgacctcgacctcatttcatggatcagtgaacgaggttaagttttggtggtcaagtccatatctcagatactatataagcaatagggctagtatattcagtgtatggaaggactgtaaggtgtacatgtccaactggcaggtgtcatctgaccttgacctcatttttcatggttcagtggttatagttaaatttttgtgttttggtctgtttttctcatactatatgcaataggtctactatatttgttgtatggaatgattgtaaggtgtacatgtctagcgggcagatgtcatgtgaccttcacctcatttttaggttcagtggtcaaagttaagtttttgagttttggtctttttatttaatactatatgccataggtcaactatatttggtgaatggaaatatttaatgatctttatgtcagtcgcgcagattttatttgaccgtgacctcattttcacggttcattgcacagtgttaagtttttgtgttttggtctatttttcttaaactataagtaatggggtcaactatatatgttgtatcgaagcattgttagctgtacatgtctgcctggcatggttcatctgaccttgacctcattttcaaggttcattggtctttgtatagttatcttggttaatgttaagtttatgtgacagttgtaataaagcttagctttatacttaggactatcaacataatatcaatgattagtatagaaggcgaaacATTTCACCGTGTGCACCCTTGTTTAAACCATTTTATTGCATCAAAGTCAAAAGCCAACACAAGAACTTGCATGTAAGATTTGCTGCTGGATATACACAAACTGTTAAAAATAAGCACCATTTCATTGAATTTTAGAATATAAATAGATATGAAATAATACATAATGCCTGATTGAAAAATGTCACAGCAATCCTTTAAAAAATAACGTTGAAACTGCCTTAGTTGTTAAATTAGTTAAGTATAACCTAATAATGCTTGAAATGTTATCTGTGCATTTAAAATGTTGCAAATTCTTATGATGTTACTTAATATACTGCCAAACAAATCATTGAAGTTTATATTTAAACGATTTAGAAATCAATTGAtggatttatctccctttatttcAGCGTTCGTTGTAAAAGAATATCTTTCACCTGTCGACAGAATGACTATGAATGTATAAATGCACCAATTTCTTTGTCATACAACTTCCTGTCCTTTCCTGAAAATGTGAAAATTCCAAGTGACTTATTTGCAATGTCAGGACCGCAGACGtcagaaaaaatatttgactGGGAATTAAAGGTTGTCAATGTGACACCACTTAGAGCTGATTCAGTGAAAGTTAATCGTGGTTATTTTGACTTGAAGGTGGGGCCTGGTGAAGCTGTCGTTGCTTTAAATTACAGAGTTTCTGGagctcaagatattgaactggaattaaaaatgaaaataacagacAGAAGAACAAGATACACAGGGACAGCTGTGTCCAAAATATTCCTTTATGTCACAGGAGCTAACATTTCATAGTCTTGAAAGTGTCATGTTCtttcaaaataaacttttatagaacaaaaccaaaacaaaacttgcattgcTATTTGAAAACTGTATTCCTGTTTTATGTTGATTGGTCATTAAACAGACATTTATCATAAAAGTTGATGGTCATTTATTTGTGCattatataaaacacaaaaataaaagaatgatttttttggtaaataaatgAAGATGTGTAGTGTGTTTTAATTGTAAGATTTAAACATATATAGCTAAAGTATTAATTCAAGAAAAAAATCTCCTCAATTTTTGTAAGAAATGTGATAAGAGACTTTTTACATTTAATGCATTAGCTGTTTTATGAATGCTAACTAACTTGAGGCAtgcatgtttttatattatttttttttggaaacacACTTACAGCTTCtttaattttccaatttttttttccattttttttttgtgttgtacATATTGACCAAGAATGTTCAGAATGTATAAAGAATTTATGGTGTATATATCTTAATCATTTCATTAGTCTAGATAAATATTATCttgattgtattttgtaaaatgtggTAGGGCTAATACTCAATACAttccatttgtatatatatataaatccaaATGATAACTCCCACCaagaatagttaaaaaaaaatctggtcgAAGAAAGCCAACTTTAATCTCAATTAGATTCATCACTTTAGTACAAGTATTTTCAAATGAATGCATGTCAGAGCTATGAATTGAAAAGTATTTTGCTTGAacctttttaatttgtttggaagAACTTTTGGTCagtaattgtttttttcatttaatttcagtTTTACAATGAAAACACATAATTATACCAAATGAAAACAGAATGATAATGTGGCAAAAtaagtatacatgtattatatagtttTTCAACAAGTTTATAGCTTTGATTTAGCAATATAAGTATAACTTTGTGACAATTTAAGCTCTACCCTGTTTTTGTACTAATTAAAGCTCTTTAAGATTAGTGTAGATAGAAACCTTTTAGTAGTCCCCAACCctattatattatatttcatcATTGATATGTGTGCTAATGATAAGTTGACATATTCCAATCAGTATTATCAAACTTTTTTAAACTTCAAAATTAGCAATTTTGTTATCTCATATTATTCATAACTTTTGATGCCACCTTTTTTTGCATGTGTTCAAAGTAAAAAATCAATAGAAAGCAGTTTGAACATTTGAAATTACAGAATATATCTTCTAATGCTATCATCATTAAAAACCCTGTATactttcatcaaatttttacgcTTTGTAAGGAAAGTTTTCTCGGACTAGATGTATCAAACTTTTTACTGGCTTCCATTTTTTGTGTCTTGTTCACAACTAGCTTACTTCTGGAAATGTTAATAAATGTGTATTAGTAGACATAGATAAACTAGTGCCAGGGGACTATAGTGCAATAATTAACAGCTCATCATGCTGCCATTGTGAATATATAGATGTAACTAAATCTTAACTAATATAAAGCATGTATTGTTGTACAGTTTTACTTTGCAATCAAAATTATGCACGGAAGACCACTCTTCTTATGTATGttttcactttttataataaaaaaaagaatgcttTCATAAATGTTTGTATTTGTGTTCTGTTCTGTATTGCTAAGCATAAAAATGTACTAATCTTGTCAAAGGTAccatattttttcttcaaactaCACTCCAAATTTGAATGACAAAGAAAAATTTGCATCAAGATTGAATATAATGATTGATGAAtgaatttttggtgttttaacaccacttagTGCTACCACTATTGGCTCTTTCCTCGAAGTCAGTTTCTATTGGTGGAGGAGACAAGATACACTGATCTTAAGcatgaaaactgacaatcctagttcattaagattggagttgatcACACCTTCCATCATAGTTCCATGTGCAGGATTCTAACTGGTACAGACAAATCAGCCCcaaattgaaaataacatttatttcaatttacaaTCTAGCTAAAAAAACATCTACTGAAAGgttttatttcatagaaaaactattgaaaagacattttaaaaattgatcttaaaataagatgtggtttgattgccaacgAGAAACTTAAAACaaggtaagccaaaaaaaaaccaaaatggcaatatgacaaatgtaaaacagttcaaacaagaaaacaaagtTGACATTCACACAtttgaaaacataaatatattatgAAAAAATCTCAACTTGTGGTCaaccaaattttaaaatttgaatcttTTTCAAAAGAGGTATTTTGCTGGCAAATGATGGTGTCGTCTGCAGTAGAGTACCATGTGACTTGAAGTCCCTAGACTGTATCCAGAATAAGACCAAGTCTGTTGCCTGGCAGTTTGTTGCTTTGCCATCTTTACCTGTGCTTCTCGATGCTGTGGAAGTTCTTAATATCCAGACTAATTTTGCTTATCTTCCAAATCTCTTTCTTACTATAATAGATGGAAATGATGACAAAATCTTTGTTGCTGAAGCAAATGGTGATACTGGTGAGTAGCTGTATACATAGACTTAGTACAGTTTGAAGAAATTGCATGTGACTTCTGTAcgttatacatttaaaaaaaatacatactgtGGATTTGTTATTGTTTGTGGTATACAAATTTTCATGGGTACAGTGGAAAGGGAGAAGGAAGATCTATCAATGACTATACCGGGTATATCTTTtagtaaaattaaatttgaatttgtcCAACTGACTAGTTTGTATGACAAATGAAACTTGAAGTTTTCAAAATGAAGTGGAACAAAAGTAGCATTGGTACTAATTAATGCATCTTTGGCACAAACAGATGATGCCCTTCATACTTTAAGTCGAAGCTTAATTACCCAATCTAgaaaatttgtgaaattatttagAGAAATTCACAATTATGAGCCAAAACACAAAGACAGTTCTAGTAGTATTAGAATTACAAAGATAACTTTACTGTTTCCCTATAATACCAATGTTAGACAAGGAACAGGTAATTCTACATTTATTTAATGTATACATATAAGCATCATTTTATCAATTGTTGACTTTTTCAGCTGTCTTGAAGCTGGTGAAAGGTGTTGCAGGACCAAGAGAATTCAAAATAACAGTCAAGCTAGAATACTGGAATTTTTTTGGAACAATACTTCTTTCTGTACATTTTATACACGTGCATGTTGATATCTCAGAGTGGGATTATCTGTGAATTATATTTGAAAACTATGGTATGTTCAAATCAAGTAATTTAACAGAGCTAATTGAATAAAGTGAACTTCTTTGGTACATGATAGAATATTGAAAAGGATAGAATTGTTTAATAAATGGCATACTTTTTTGTAATTCTAATTTCTCCTTATTATGAGTtttaggataactatatttggtatgttcaTACCTTGCATGGTCCTCACGTCTATAAGAAGTATTCACAGGACCTCATATTCATTTCATGGAATAGTGAACAAGGTTTAGTTTTTGCGGTCAAGTGCATATTTCggatactatatgcaataggacaattatatttaaaacatggaatgattgtaaggtgtacatatctgtctggcagggttcatgcGACCTTTaactaattttcatggttcatacataaatataattcttttaaagattggtctgtttcttgtatactataagcaataggtcaactatatttggtgtatggaatgattgtaaggtgttcatgtatTTCTGGCATGGTTTTTCCTACCCTGAACTCATTTTCTTAGATCAAGTTAAGTTCATGTGACACTTGTAATAAAACTAgacatcattgagatgggagccatcgattggacacaatctttaccattggacatggggttgtcaactgaaacaaTGGTTGACCTTGACCcatgacctaggaagttgtacatacatatGAGACACCTTCTGGTGTTGGCTAATacacatgtcaagtataaactttgaaatcaaaaCAATCTAAAGATATAGAGCAGACACAATCTTTACCGTAGAACATGGGGTAGttaactgaaatcaaagtttttgaccttgacctttgacctagacAGTTGTACAAATGCAGGGAGTTCAAATGTTTTAACAGGTGCCAACATTCACCCTCATATGAGACAGTATTAAAACAATGCATGTAACACAATAaccaaaaaaattgtataaatagtttatttataaataaacatgtaatcaatatataaaatcaaaattattattatatataaaacaactaATTTGAATGATCATCAgtgatttatataaatatatgattgGTCTTTCACTTTAATATCAACATGAACAGTTTTGAGATTTGATTGACAGATTCATTATGGTAAATGTAGTATTCAATTTTGAAACATCCAATTTTCATTAGTATGTTTTTACAAGTTTACTGGTTTTAATTGTCTTGTATTTCAatgttgtaatatttgttttcattattgaTATGGTTTTAGATAGTACTTAGATGTAGGTTCTGAaaactagtacaaatgtatattatcaaaattatcatttggaactacaaaaaattaaatatttgtttgttgtgCAATTAGCAAACAATAAATCACATattatttcaatttacaaagacaGAAATTTGTTCTATGAAAAAAATCCTTTTCAGTTTTAACACCAACTCCTATCAAAAACTCTAGTGTGTGTACACATGgtccaaaatatttcaaactaaaaACATTATTTCATATTACAAATACATACacactataaaaaatataaataaaacagtttGCTCATACTAATATTTGTTGATCAATTAAACATGTACCATATACAGGAACTTTAACAAGAGATCTTTTTTTATTCTCACAGAATTCAGAAATATCACAAATAGGAACTTttaaagttcattttttaaagatttggtaACAAGCATTAAGATAAACAACATAATTccataaacaaacacaaacacaaaaagtTTACAGTTTAAGTTATATCCTTTATAATATCATCAATGAAATATGTCATTAGGATTTGTTTTTCTTCCTATGACCGTCTAGACATTCATATCCACATTGTGCATgtgtaaaattaaagaaaatatggTACTTTCTACAATAATATGTTGAAGTTTTATGGCAagatatgttatatttattttgttgcaTCCATTAAACATTGAATTCCATGATTCCACATAAAGTAAAATATGGATATTggtattcaaaaaataaaaaacaaaatttaaaccaATTCATAAATTGTATAGTTTACTGTGtcctttattgttttatttttttttttaaaacacacaatttttttggtgtaaaatttcaatttcaactaTTTAAACATGTGGATCATTTAAAACAATGGTAAATACAGCAGAATCACATTTAAAGTTTAATATCTTCTCCATATTCACTTCCTCCTTGCTTTGATCCCTGGCTACTTGTCCTTGACCTAAAGACAGCCTTGACCTCTGACTGATCAGATGATGTGTTTTGTTGCATACTGCTGACATTGGATTGTCTCCCAAAGGATTCTGCTGTAAATCCACCATTAATAAATCCATCTTTTGAGTCTTCTAGAAAGAGAAAAAAAGTATGCTATCAAATCAACAGAAAATACTAAATGGATGACTCTATTATGTGTATACTTACAAAATTAGCTGTTATGTGTATATGATTACctattttaacttttatgtttacatttttttaatccaCTTATTATACCTTGAGGTTACCTgcttcaaagaaagataacttatGTCATAATAATGATGGTGGAAAGTAGAATACACTTATAGAAGACAGCTTTAACTAAACTAAGAAAGTTCAAGCAATGGCCTTTCATAATATTTGACTTGTTTCTACAAAATTTGCAATTTCAGCTCTGGCACTCTTTACTTGAATTTTCAGTAGTTATTGTACTCTTCATCAATCGCAAATTCCCCCCCTTTAAAACAGAAATTTCTTTACATCCATGCAGGTTTTTAGGAATGTTGTTGAAAATGTCAAATACAAGACAAAATAATTAGAATATTTTATGCAAGTTATTATTGTTTTTAGAGAAATTTGATTGCAAACCATGGTGACACATTGTCtgtgttttcattaaaaaaagaatcattaAAATGAATGTAACttatatagaataaaaaaagCTATAGGGCATAATAGAACAAATAAGACACATGTAGATTTTGACTAATCTGAATATCTGGTGTCCAGGAAGAATATAACAACTTGACCAAACTATTCAGCTCTGatgcggcgttttgcatttgcgccgatctgcatttcatttgcgccgattttttctttcatttgcgccgatttttgttttcatttgcgccgattttattacaggtaaattacaggtgaatagatataagaagatgtgagtgtcaatgagagaactctccatccaattcatgttatttttcatttatcattatagacctcttccATTTGCCACTTGTACAAAtgtaatgaattgtcaatcaCAACATGTATACaactgttgtcccctgctcacCACTGGGAGATGGAAGAAGGCCTACAAGATACATCTCCAGACTTTTTTCCCTTGTTGTTCTTTAGCATCTGTCTTTCGGACATTTACCACATGGTTATGCTCGATCTGTGTTTTGACAATAGAATCCGTGGTAACTCTGGCTTTACACGATTTTATGGTACATTAGTAAGATATGTAGTTATGTTTGA harbors:
- the LOC139505514 gene encoding fibulin-1-like; translation: MCYNTRGSYKCPQIQCPSGFVRTPLGPRRNSVRCKRISFTCRQNDYECINAPISLSYNFLSFPENVKIPSDLFAMSGPQTSEKIFDWELKVVNVTPLRADSVKVNRGYFDLKVGPGEAVVALNYRVSGAQDIELELKMKITDRRTRYTGTAVSKIFLYVTGANIS